One genomic region from Rattus norvegicus strain BN/NHsdMcwi chromosome 10, GRCr8, whole genome shotgun sequence encodes:
- the Tax1bp3 gene encoding tax1-binding protein 3 isoform 1 (isoform 1 is encoded by transcript variant 1), whose amino-acid sequence MSYIPGQPVTAVVQRVEIHKLRQGENLILGFSIGGGIDQDPSQNPFSEDKTDKGIYVTRVSEGGPAEIAGLQIGDKIMQVNGWDMTMVTHDQARKRLTKRSEEVVRLLVTRQSLQKAVQQSMLS is encoded by the exons CAAAGAGTTGAAATTCATAAGTTGCGGCAAGGTGAAAACTTAATCCTGGGCTTCAGTATTGGAGGTGGGATCGACCAGGACCCTTCCCAGAATCCCTTCTCAGAAGATAAAACAGACAAG GGCATTTACGTAACACGAGTGTCTGAGGGAGGTCCTGCTGAAATTGCTGGGCTGCAGATTGGAGACAAGATCATGCAG GTGAACGGCTGGGACATGACCATGGTCACTCATGACCAGGCTCGGAAGCGGCTCACCAAACGTTCGGAGGAAGTGGTCCGCCTGCTGGTGACTCGGCAGTCTCTGCAGAAGGCCGTACAGCAGTCCATGCTGTCATAG